One Setaria viridis chromosome 3, Setaria_viridis_v4.0, whole genome shotgun sequence DNA window includes the following coding sequences:
- the LOC117848461 gene encoding uncharacterized protein isoform X1 has translation MASGSQDKSLETARLLLEETSPAGAEADLPSGFYDAFVLRGIRVAQALQPGTLLCHFTVPSRLLNSGGFLHGGATASLVDLVASAAFTTAGLRTRGSPLEMNISYLDAAFADVSFLCCPLFTITTAGSLQKKKGDDHNTGREPLILGLVYQDHSSSNSLSDISYAHFPFSSAQEEIDIEAKVLRAGKAVGVAVVELKKKSGKIIAQARYSKYLGAASSKL, from the exons ATGGCCTCCGGCTCCCAGGACAAGTCGTTGGAGAcggcgcggctgctgctggaggagACATccccggcgggggcggaggcggatcTGCCCTCGGGGTTCTACGACGCCTTCGTCCTCAGGGGAATCCGCGTCGCGCAGGCCCTCCAGCCCGGCACCCTCCTCTGCCACTTCACCGTCCCCTCCAGGCTACTC AACTCGGGCGGCTTCCTGCACGGCGGCGCAACCGCTTCCCTCGTCGATCTGGTTGCCTCCGCCGCCTTCACCACTGCCGGCCTCCGCACCAGGGGCTCACCACTCGAGATGAACATCTCCTACCTTGATGCTGCTTTTGCCGACGTCAGTTTCCTTTGCTGCCCTCTCTTTACTATTACTACTGCTGGCtctcttcagaaaaaaaaaggagatgacCACAACACGGGAAGGGAGCCTCTAATCTTAGGGCTG GTGTATCAAGATCACTCCTCCTCCAATTCACTGTCTGACATTAGCTATGCACATTTCCCTTTTTCCTCTGCCCAA GAAGAGATTGATATCGAGGCGAAGGTTCTGCGCGCTGGCAAGGCAGTAGGGGTGGCCGTTGTGGAGCTGAAGAAGAAATCTGGCAAAATCATTGCTCAAGCTCGTTACTCCAAGTATCTCGGTGCAGCATCTAGTAAACTTTGA
- the LOC117848457 gene encoding probable magnesium transporter NIPA4, whose protein sequence is MDVASTASASGGGRWYTGMSADNIKGLVLALSSSLFIGASFIIKKKGLKKAASSGVRAGVGGYSYLYEPLWWVGMITMIVGEVANFAAYAFAPAILVTPLGALSIIISAVLAHVMLREKLHIFGILGCVLCVVGSTTIVLHAPPEREIESVTEVWDLATEPAFMCYAAVVIGIAVILVYRFVPLYGQTHVMVYIGVCSLVGSISVMSVKALGIALKLTFSGTNQLIYPQTWAFTLVVISCVITQMNYLNKALDTFNTAVVSPIYYTMFTSLTILASVIMFKDWDRQNPTQIVTEMCGFVTILSGTFLLHKTKDMADGGLSTSSSFRLPTSSSVRFSKQTDNDSEGIPLRSESFRAPH, encoded by the exons ATGGACGTAGCCtcgaccgcctccgcctccggcggGGGAAGGTGGTACACGGGCATGTCGGCGGACAACATCAAGGGCCTGGTGCTCGCGCTCTCCTCCAGCCTCTTCATCGGCGCCAGCttcatcatcaagaagaagGGCCTCAAGAaggccgcctcctccggcgtcAGGGCCG GGGTCGGTGGATATTCCTATTTATATGAGCCTCTTTGGTGGGTTGGCATGATAACAA TGATTGTTGGGGAGGTTGCAAATTTTGCAGCTTATGCATTTGCTCCAGCTATTTTGGTCACTCCTCTTGGTGCTCTTAGCATTATTATCAG CGCTGTGCTTGCACATGTAATGCTGCGGGAGAAGCTGCACATATTCGGCATTCTTGGATGTGTCCTATGTGTTGTGGGATCCACCACAATTGTCCTTCATGCTCCACCAGAGCGTGAAATTGAGTCTGTGACAGAAGTGTGGGATCTGGCAACGGAACCAG CTTTCATGTGTTATGCAGCAGTGGTAATCGGTATAGCTGTCATACTTGTTTATCGGTTTGTCCCACTTTATGGGCAGACACATGTCATGGTCTATATAGGTGTTTGCTCTCTTGTTGGTTCCATCTCG GTTATGAGCGTGAAAGCTCTTGGCATTGCTTTGAAGTTGACCTTTTCAGGAACGAACCAACTAATATATCCACAGACATGGGCGTTTACTCTGGTTGTCATCTCATGTGTCATTACCCAAATGAATTACTTGAACAAG GCACTCGACACTTTTAATACAGCAGTTGTGTCACCCATTTATTACACAATGTTCACATCTTTAACCATTTTGGCTAGTGTCATCATGTTCAAG GACTGGGACAGGCAAAATCCAACACAAATTGTGACAGAGATGTGTGGCTTTGTTACGATCCTTTCTGGAACTTTTCTTCTACATAAAACAAAAGACATGGCTGATGGTG GGCTTTCGACTTCATCTTCCTTCCGTCTTCCTACGTCTTCGTCAGTGCGGTTCTCCAAGCAAACAGACAATGACAGTGAAGGAATTCCTCTGAGGTCGGAATCATTCCGGGCACCACATTGA
- the LOC117848461 gene encoding uncharacterized protein isoform X2 has protein sequence MASGSQDKSLETARLLLEETSPAGAEADLPSGFYDAFVLRGIRVAQALQPGTLLCHFTVPSRLLNSGGFLHGGATASLVDLVASAAFTTAGLRTRGSPLEMNISYLDAAFADEEIDIEAKVLRAGKAVGVAVVELKKKSGKIIAQARYSKYLGAASSKL, from the exons ATGGCCTCCGGCTCCCAGGACAAGTCGTTGGAGAcggcgcggctgctgctggaggagACATccccggcgggggcggaggcggatcTGCCCTCGGGGTTCTACGACGCCTTCGTCCTCAGGGGAATCCGCGTCGCGCAGGCCCTCCAGCCCGGCACCCTCCTCTGCCACTTCACCGTCCCCTCCAGGCTACTC AACTCGGGCGGCTTCCTGCACGGCGGCGCAACCGCTTCCCTCGTCGATCTGGTTGCCTCCGCCGCCTTCACCACTGCCGGCCTCCGCACCAGGGGCTCACCACTCGAGATGAACATCTCCTACCTTGATGCTGCTTTTGCCGAC GAAGAGATTGATATCGAGGCGAAGGTTCTGCGCGCTGGCAAGGCAGTAGGGGTGGCCGTTGTGGAGCTGAAGAAGAAATCTGGCAAAATCATTGCTCAAGCTCGTTACTCCAAGTATCTCGGTGCAGCATCTAGTAAACTTTGA
- the LOC117848458 gene encoding uncharacterized protein isoform X1: MAAPPGITMPAAVFGEAKPENDADALPRRPVLFHAHAHSQGPLRVVATDLRSLAWHCSLDLDDLQDLQDDVGIGGSCSDLLDYLYSSLSSGQVRIRFPVDQGPGTATAKLVATKAKGLPLITLSLHPVAASELEDAIADFSIALYASYKTTQEHASREQERLSQLMDSLASERCSIFQEKNEVMQKQLEALSFLDKRKATKQKLVTDQVPSVSGAPPVSDQVIVPVQQQTSVASPSKVPPAKAVKRVAPVPRRARVRGALLQDTEENDDYDS, translated from the exons ATGGCGGCGCCCCCTGGCATCACGATGCCGGCCGCCGTCTTCGGCGAGGCCAAGCCGGAGAACGACGCCGAtgctctcccgcgccgccccgtgCTCTTCCACGCCCACGCGCACTCGCAGGGGCCCCTCCGCGTCGTCGCCACCGACCTCCGCTCCCTCGCCTGGCACTGCTCCCTCGACCTCGACGACCTCCAGGACCTT CAAGATGATGTTGGCATCGGTGGCTCCTGCTCCGACTTGCTCGACTACCTCTATTCTTCCTTGTCTTCCGGCCAAGTCAGGATCCGCTTCCCTGTCGACCAAG GCCCTGGCACTGCTACTGCTAAGCTTGTGGCTACCAAGGCAAAGGGGCTACCTCTCAtaactctctctctccatcctGTTGCTGCCTCCGAGCTCGAAGATGCCATTGCCGATTTCTCCATTGCGCTCTATGCATCTTACAAGACCACGCAGGAACATGCATCCAGAG AACAAGAGCGATTGTCACAACTCATGGACAGTTTAGCATCTGAAAGA TGTTCCATTTTCCAGGAAAAAAATGAAGTAATGCAAAAACAACTTGAAGCCCTTTCATTCCTTGACAAAAGAAAGGCAACAAAGCAAAAGCTGGTGACTGATCAGGTTCCAAGTGTATCTGGTGCGCCTCCAGTCTCTGATCAAGTTATTGTTCCTGTGCAGCAGCAAACATCAG TGGCTTCACCTAGCAAAGTTCCTCCTGCTAAAGCTGTGAAGCGGGTGGCCCCTGTGCCTCGGAG GGCAAGAGTACGAGGAGCTTTGTTGCAAGATACTGAAGAAAATGATGATTATGATAGTTAG
- the LOC117848458 gene encoding uncharacterized protein isoform X2, whose translation MAAPPGITMPAAVFGEAKPENDADALPRRPVLFHAHAHSQGPLRVVATDLRSLAWHCSLDLDDLQDLQDDVGIGGSCSDLLDYLYSSLSSGQVRIRFPVDQGPGTATAKLVATKAKGLPLITLSLHPVAASELEDAIADFSIALYASYKTTQEHASREQERLSQLMDSLASEREKNEVMQKQLEALSFLDKRKATKQKLVTDQVPSVSGAPPVSDQVIVPVQQQTSVASPSKVPPAKAVKRVAPVPRRARVRGALLQDTEENDDYDS comes from the exons ATGGCGGCGCCCCCTGGCATCACGATGCCGGCCGCCGTCTTCGGCGAGGCCAAGCCGGAGAACGACGCCGAtgctctcccgcgccgccccgtgCTCTTCCACGCCCACGCGCACTCGCAGGGGCCCCTCCGCGTCGTCGCCACCGACCTCCGCTCCCTCGCCTGGCACTGCTCCCTCGACCTCGACGACCTCCAGGACCTT CAAGATGATGTTGGCATCGGTGGCTCCTGCTCCGACTTGCTCGACTACCTCTATTCTTCCTTGTCTTCCGGCCAAGTCAGGATCCGCTTCCCTGTCGACCAAG GCCCTGGCACTGCTACTGCTAAGCTTGTGGCTACCAAGGCAAAGGGGCTACCTCTCAtaactctctctctccatcctGTTGCTGCCTCCGAGCTCGAAGATGCCATTGCCGATTTCTCCATTGCGCTCTATGCATCTTACAAGACCACGCAGGAACATGCATCCAGAG AACAAGAGCGATTGTCACAACTCATGGACAGTTTAGCATCTGAAAGA GAAAAAAATGAAGTAATGCAAAAACAACTTGAAGCCCTTTCATTCCTTGACAAAAGAAAGGCAACAAAGCAAAAGCTGGTGACTGATCAGGTTCCAAGTGTATCTGGTGCGCCTCCAGTCTCTGATCAAGTTATTGTTCCTGTGCAGCAGCAAACATCAG TGGCTTCACCTAGCAAAGTTCCTCCTGCTAAAGCTGTGAAGCGGGTGGCCCCTGTGCCTCGGAG GGCAAGAGTACGAGGAGCTTTGTTGCAAGATACTGAAGAAAATGATGATTATGATAGTTAG
- the LOC117848454 gene encoding ABC transporter G family member 5 — MKAKKACAGGGCDIEARGISYRIAVSTGRSRHHPPLKVWSRSDDDAAQDHHQQLNGGGVRQVLRNVTCRARPGELLAIVGPSGAGKSTLLEILAGRLSPSPAPELLLLDGTAATSADLRRVSGYVTQQDVLFPLLTVRETLLYSARLRLGATLPGKDMDARVDALLDDLTLRRAAATRIKDLSGGERRRVSIGVEAVHDPAVLILDEPTSGLDSASALQIVGALRAMAETRGRTVLLSIHQPGARIVKMFDSVLLLAAGSVLHHGTIDGLRSLLAGAGLSLPPHVDAVEFSIDSVDALRLHRRHLTSPQQAAPPDPQPHPASSREGRCTLQQLFQLHSKQQVADEDAAKTTAMAKTGSRYANSRAREVAVLSQRFFKNVARTRQLFACRTVCMLVAGLALGSIFYDLGEEKVAERVGLFAFLLTFLLSSTTEALPIFLQEREILAKETSSGAYRVSSYALANAVVFLPFQLALAVVFAAPVYWLAGLRRTAAAFGYFLLVVWLILYTANSVVVCFAAAAPDFVVGNAAIQGVMGSFFLFSGYFIARSAMPGCWVFMHYLSLFKWPFEALLVNEFAGGGRCVVRALGSCVATGDEVLRREGLGEECRWRNVGVMVAFMASYRLLGYAVLRIRCTLALNRGAMADISLGRRLKSQLAIVGAAASSSATTPSVSLAAAR; from the coding sequence ATGAAGGCGAAGAAagcctgcgccggcggcggctgcgacaTCGAGGCCAGGGGCATCAGCTACCGCATCGCCGTCTCCACCGGCCGATCGCGACACCATCCTCCTCTCAAGGTCTGGAGCAggtccgacgacgacgccgcccaAGATCACCACCAGCAGCTcaatggcggcggcgtccgccaGGTGCTCCGCAACGTCACttgccgcgcgcgccccggcgAGCTGCTCGCCATCGTCGGGCCCAGCGGCGCCGGCAAGTCGACCCTGCTCGAGatcctcgccggccgcctctcCCCTTCCCCGGCGCCCGAGCTGCTCCTCCTCGacggcaccgccgccaccagcgccgACCTCCGCCGCGTCTCCGGCTACGTCACCCAGCAGGACGTGCTCTTCCCGCTGCTGACGGTGCGCGAGACGCTGCTCTACAGCGCGCGGCTCCGCCTGGGCGCGACGCTGCCCGGAAAGGACATGGACGCCCGCGTGGACGCGCTTCTGGACGACCTGaccctgcgccgcgccgccgccaccaggatCAAGGACCTCTCCGGCGGGGAGCGCAGGCGCGTCTCCATCGGCGTGGAGGCCGTCCACGACCCCGCGGTGCTCATCCTGGACGAGCCCACCTCCGGCCTCGACAGTGCCTCCGCGCTCCAGATCGTGGGCGCGCTCCGCGCCATGGCCGAGACGCGCGGCCGGACCGTGCTGCTCAGCATCCACCAGCCGGGCGCGCGCATCGTCAAGATGTTCGactccgtcctcctcctcgccgctggCTCCGTCCTCCATCACGGCACCATCGACGGGCTGCGCTCCCTGCTTGCCGGCGCGGGCCTCAGCCTGCCCCCGCACGTCGACGCCGTCGAGTTCTCCATCGACTCCGTCGACGCGctccgcctgcaccgccgccacctcaccagCCCACAGCAGGCGGCGCCGCCCGATCCCCAGCCCCATCCGGCGTCCTCCCGGGAGGGCCGGTGCACGCTGCAGCAGCTGTTCCAGCTGCACAGCAAGCAGCAGGTGGCCGACGAGGACGCCGCCAAGACCACAGCCATGGCCAAGACGGGCAGCCGGTACGCCAACTCCCGGGCGCGCGAGGTGGCGGTGCTGTCGCAGCGCTTCTTCAAGAACGTGGCGCGGACGCGGCAGCTCTTCGCGTGCCGCACGGTGTGCATGCTGGTGGCGGGGCTGGCGCTGGGCTCCATCTTCTACGACCTCGGCGAGGAAAAGGTGGCGGAGCGCGTCGGCCTCTTCGCCTTCCTGCtcaccttcctcctctcctccaccacgGAGGCGCTGCCCATCTTCCTGCAGGAGCGCGAAATCCTCGCCAAGGAGACGTCGTCGGGGGCCTACCGCGTGTCCTCCTACGCGCTCGCCAACGCCGTCGTGTTCCTGCCCTTCCAGCTGGCGCTCGCCGTCGTGTTCGCCGCGCCGGTGTACTGGCTCGCGGGGCtccggcgcacggcggcggcgttcggcTACTTCCTGCTGGTGGTGTGGCTCATCCTGTACACGGCCAACTCGGTGGTGGTGTGCttcgcagcggcggcgccggacttCGTGGTGGGGAACGCGGCGATCCAGGGCGTCATgggctccttcttcctcttctcggGCTACTTCATCGCGCGGTCGGCGATGCCGGGGTGCTGGGTGTTCATGCACTACCTGTCGCTCTTCAAGTGGCCGTTCGAGGCGCTGCTGGTCAACGagttcgccggcggcgggaggtgcgTGGTGCGGGCGCTGGGCTCCTGCGTGGCCACCGGGGACGAGGTGCTGCGCCGCGAGGGCCTCGGGGAGGAGTGCCGGTGGCGCAACGTCGGCGTCATGGTGGCCTTCATGGCGTCCTACAGGCTGCTGGGCTACGCCGTGCTCAGGATCAGGTGCACCCTCGCGCTCAACAGAGGGGCCATGGCCGACATCagcctcggccgccgcctcaAAAGCCAGCTAGCCATCGTCGGCGCCGCGGCCTCGTCCTCTGCTACAACACCGTCCGTGTCACTCGCTGCTGCCAGATGA